In one Vagococcus entomophilus genomic region, the following are encoded:
- the prmC gene encoding peptide chain release factor N(5)-glutamine methyltransferase: MANNSYYEVLERASSFLESKGRDSHAARYVLLTRLGWNTTDWLLHMREEAPVAVQRQFQQDIEQLEQDYPAQYIVGKASFYGEDFLVTEATLIPRPETEELVELCLNENKRQNIRVLDIGTGSGAIAITLKKLRPDWQVSAVDISAEALEVAKKNAARHNVVIDFRLGNLLEPFANERFDVVLSNPPYIGEQEIAEMDQSVLKYEPRQALFAKEEGLALYKEICEYLPNVLDKEGKLFLEIGYRQGLKVTQIVASQFPQKNVQIAKDLCGLDRIVWMK, translated from the coding sequence ATGGCGAATAATTCTTATTACGAAGTCCTTGAACGGGCTTCTTCTTTTTTAGAATCAAAGGGAAGAGACAGTCATGCGGCACGCTATGTATTACTTACTCGTTTAGGCTGGAATACAACGGATTGGTTGCTCCATATGCGAGAAGAAGCTCCTGTAGCAGTACAGAGGCAATTCCAACAAGATATTGAGCAGTTAGAACAAGATTATCCTGCGCAATACATCGTTGGGAAAGCTTCTTTTTACGGAGAAGACTTTTTAGTCACAGAGGCTACTTTAATTCCTCGTCCTGAAACAGAAGAATTGGTTGAGCTCTGTTTAAATGAAAATAAGCGACAGAATATTCGCGTCTTGGACATTGGAACTGGAAGTGGGGCCATTGCTATCACACTCAAGAAACTACGCCCAGATTGGCAAGTTAGTGCAGTAGATATTTCAGCAGAGGCACTCGAAGTTGCCAAAAAAAATGCAGCTCGCCATAATGTTGTCATTGATTTTCGCTTAGGGAACCTTTTAGAACCTTTCGCAAACGAAAGATTTGACGTTGTCCTCTCAAATCCGCCATATATTGGAGAACAAGAAATCGCAGAGATGGATCAAAGTGTTCTAAAATATGAGCCCAGACAGGCTTTATTTGCCAAAGAAGAAGGATTGGCGCTCTATAAAGAAATCTGCGAGTACCTGCCGAATGTGTTAGACAAAGAGGGCAAGTTATTTCTGGAAATTGGGTACCGACAAGGCCTAAAAGTGACACAAATTGTAGCAAGTCAATTTCCACAAAAAAATGTCCAGATTGCAAAGGATCTCTGCGGATTGGATCGGATTGTGTGGATGAAGTGA
- a CDS encoding ImmA/IrrE family metallo-endopeptidase, with the protein MQTQILTRLTETNQLINRFLLKEKMEPRDYLWKTYVLPYLKEQDIHLIEELPTSSMACFSAFTVKSRCSTAIFLNPNIPLGRKNFSICHELNHCLFDFNQITPAQSFFSMEENPSLYKKEELAVEHLANAGAGVFMLPDITILAYLDQPISFPKMAEQLEMTQAALYIRLTQFMLYRTGISLDQARRVINLFRYYGKKEALQRYLSGWGSTVRAQIILDYENC; encoded by the coding sequence ATGCAAACACAAATCTTAACTCGGTTAACCGAAACCAATCAGCTAATCAATCGGTTTTTGCTCAAAGAAAAAATGGAACCTCGCGACTATCTGTGGAAAACGTACGTACTTCCCTATTTGAAAGAACAAGATATTCACTTGATTGAAGAACTGCCTACTAGTAGTATGGCGTGCTTTTCTGCTTTTACGGTCAAGAGTCGCTGTTCAACTGCTATTTTTTTGAATCCTAATATTCCTTTAGGTCGAAAAAACTTCAGTATCTGTCATGAACTCAACCATTGCTTGTTCGACTTTAATCAAATAACCCCAGCACAATCCTTTTTCAGTATGGAAGAGAATCCTTCTCTTTATAAAAAAGAAGAGCTAGCCGTCGAACATTTAGCCAACGCGGGTGCTGGCGTCTTTATGTTACCGGACATTACGATTCTTGCTTACTTGGACCAACCGATTAGTTTCCCAAAAATGGCAGAACAACTTGAAATGACTCAGGCTGCACTTTATATAAGACTGACACAATTTATGTTGTACCGCACAGGTATTTCTCTTGATCAGGCGCGTCGTGTGATCAATTTATTCCGCTATTACGGAAAGAAAGAAGCACTTCAGCGATATCTATCAGGTTGGGGCTCAACCGTCCGAGCACAAATTATTTTAGACTATGAAAATTGTTAG
- a CDS encoding phage tail tip lysozyme, which yields MATQKENAQQVWNYLRAKGWSKEATAGVLGNMQQESGIMPDMDEYGSGVGYGLVQWTSVNQVPGRQYVQQKMNAAGINGDYRSISAQLELLVWDMHHGQYIAKASYPYSPAQFIKLNNVATATVAFEANFERPAVTHPERIGMAQQWFNLFSNEATHNGIAIDNVTNSVADITVKWLKERYAPLLTLHMVRADLQPNNVYTVVVDCYSFSTLQYALNRAAADLRITEPGYIQSNMVHNQNSDGSYRIEIRNCNPQMAKRVVPLLSKNLSTDTYANILGKTIVKSPTSYGSFDIRIKGEGFNNHDTPIVVGEIQSYLYILAKLTGDHVKSFKY from the coding sequence ATGGCAACACAAAAAGAAAATGCTCAACAAGTTTGGAATTATTTAAGAGCAAAAGGATGGTCTAAGGAAGCAACTGCTGGAGTTTTAGGAAATATGCAACAAGAATCGGGGATTATGCCAGATATGGACGAATACGGAAGTGGTGTAGGATATGGACTGGTTCAATGGACTTCTGTAAATCAAGTTCCAGGTCGTCAATATGTCCAACAAAAAATGAATGCTGCAGGAATTAACGGAGATTATCGAAGTATTTCTGCTCAGCTAGAGTTACTTGTTTGGGATATGCATCATGGACAATATATTGCAAAAGCTTCCTATCCATATAGTCCGGCTCAATTTATTAAGTTAAATAATGTTGCAACTGCAACTGTAGCTTTCGAAGCTAACTTTGAACGACCAGCAGTAACACATCCAGAAAGAATTGGGATGGCACAACAATGGTTTAACTTATTTAGTAACGAAGCAACACACAATGGAATTGCCATTGATAATGTAACGAATAGTGTCGCAGACATAACTGTGAAATGGTTGAAAGAAAGATATGCACCTTTGCTTACGCTTCATATGGTACGTGCTGACTTACAGCCAAATAATGTCTATACAGTCGTTGTGGATTGCTACAGCTTTTCAACATTACAATATGCTTTAAATCGTGCAGCCGCAGATTTAAGAATTACAGAGCCAGGCTATATTCAGAGTAATATGGTTCATAATCAAAATTCAGATGGCTCATACCGTATTGAAATTCGAAATTGCAATCCCCAAATGGCTAAACGGGTTGTACCATTATTAAGCAAAAATTTAAGTACCGATACGTATGCCAATATTTTGGGCAAAACCATTGTCAAAAGTCCAACGAGCTATGGTAGTTTTGATATTCGAATTAAAGGAGAAGGATTTAACAATCATGATACACCAATTGTAGTGGGAGAAATTCAGTCTTACCTCTATATATTGGCCAAATTAACAGGCGATCATGTGAAGAGTTTTAAATATTAG
- a CDS encoding GNAT family N-acetyltransferase — protein MYIRKIGIQDNAPLKKIIQDSLKSLGLAIPGTAYFDPELGALAEYYARRAHAQYWVVENEAGVILGGCGIAPFDEGKKICEFQKLYLVPQAKGLGLGKKLMHHALEFADKYYDSCYLETSSSLTSAIHLYDYFGFTQLKAPLDGSPHAAMDRWYITHTPFL, from the coding sequence ATGTACATACGTAAGATTGGGATACAAGACAACGCTCCACTAAAAAAAATAATTCAAGATTCTCTAAAATCACTTGGATTAGCTATACCTGGAACTGCCTATTTTGATCCAGAATTAGGCGCATTAGCTGAGTATTATGCACGACGAGCGCACGCTCAATATTGGGTGGTAGAAAATGAAGCAGGGGTCATCCTAGGCGGTTGTGGAATTGCCCCTTTTGATGAAGGTAAAAAAATCTGTGAATTTCAAAAACTTTATCTCGTCCCTCAAGCAAAAGGTTTGGGTCTTGGTAAAAAACTTATGCACCACGCACTAGAATTTGCGGATAAGTATTATGATAGCTGTTATTTAGAAACGTCTTCTAGTTTAACTTCTGCAATTCATTTATACGATTATTTTGGCTTTACACAACTAAAAGCTCCGCTTGATGGTTCGCCACACGCTGCGATGGATCGCTGGTATATCACCCACACTCCTTTCCTTTAG
- a CDS encoding peptidoglycan amidohydrolase family protein, whose product MANVERVINWFRAREGRVIYSMTNRLGPNSYDCSSSVFFALIEAGFLSKGTGIGNTESLYHLEGRLLLPIARNQVQRGDLFVAGVKGSSGNAGGHTGVFVSSSRIIHCSGSLGIAETNASGYMGDGSGLPVYFYRLKGADQPVGNTHNGIAIDNVTNSVADTTVKWLKEKYAPLLTLHMVRADLQPNNVYTVVVDCYSFSTLQYALNRAAADLRITEPGYIQSNMVHNQNSDGTYRIEIRNCNPQMAKRVVPLLSKNLSTDTYANILGKTIVKSPTSYGSFDIRIKGEGFNNHDTPIVVGEIQSYLYALAKLTGDHVKSFKY is encoded by the coding sequence ATGGCAAATGTAGAAAGGGTAATTAATTGGTTTCGAGCAAGAGAAGGGAGAGTCATTTATTCAATGACCAATCGTTTAGGTCCAAATAGCTATGACTGTAGTTCGTCAGTATTCTTTGCGTTAATCGAAGCAGGCTTTTTATCAAAAGGAACAGGAATCGGAAATACAGAAAGTTTATATCATTTAGAAGGAAGGTTGTTACTGCCGATTGCTCGCAACCAGGTACAACGAGGGGATTTATTCGTTGCAGGTGTCAAAGGTTCGAGTGGGAATGCTGGTGGACATACGGGAGTTTTTGTGAGTAGTAGCCGTATTATTCATTGTTCTGGAAGCTTAGGCATTGCAGAAACCAATGCATCTGGTTATATGGGAGATGGATCTGGTTTGCCAGTTTATTTTTACCGACTAAAAGGTGCAGATCAACCTGTAGGTAACACACACAATGGAATTGCCATTGATAATGTAACGAATAGTGTCGCAGACACAACTGTGAAATGGTTGAAAGAAAAATATGCACCTTTGCTTACGCTTCATATGGTACGTGCTGACTTACAGCCAAATAATGTCTATACAGTCGTTGTGGATTGCTACAGCTTTTCAACATTACAATATGCTTTAAATCGTGCAGCCGCAGATTTAAGAATTACAGAGCCAGGCTATATTCAGAGTAATATGGTTCATAATCAAAATTCAGATGGCACATACCGTATTGAAATTCGAAATTGCAATCCCCAAATGGCTAAACGAGTTGTACCATTATTAAGCAAAAATTTAAGTACCGATACGTATGCCAATATTTTAGGCAAAACCATTGTCAAAAGTCCAACGAGCTATGGTAGTTTTGATATTCGAATTAAAGGAGAAGGATTTAACAATCATGATACACCAATTGTAGTGGGAGAAATTCAGTCTTACCTCTATGCATTGGCCAAATTAACAGGCGATCATGTGAAGAGTTTTAAATATTAA
- a CDS encoding thymidine kinase, with product MAQLFFKYGAMNSGKTIEILKVAHNYEEQNKPVVLMTSGLDNREAVGVVSSRIGLKREAIPIFTETDVYERIEQLTPKPYCILLDEAQFLEKHHVEAFARIVDELDIPVMAFGLKNDFRNELFEGSKYLLLYADKIEEIKTICWFCHRKASMNLRILDGKPIYTGEQIQIGGNESYFPVCRKHYINPPL from the coding sequence ATGGCACAGTTATTTTTTAAATACGGTGCGATGAACAGTGGGAAAACCATTGAAATTTTAAAAGTTGCACATAATTATGAAGAACAAAACAAGCCCGTAGTATTGATGACCAGTGGCTTAGATAACCGCGAAGCTGTAGGGGTTGTATCTAGCCGTATCGGTCTTAAAAGAGAGGCTATCCCTATTTTTACAGAGACAGATGTCTATGAAAGAATTGAACAGTTAACGCCCAAACCATACTGCATTTTACTTGATGAAGCTCAATTTTTGGAAAAACATCATGTCGAAGCTTTTGCACGCATTGTAGACGAGTTAGATATTCCAGTGATGGCTTTTGGACTCAAAAATGATTTTCGAAATGAGCTATTTGAAGGATCCAAGTATTTATTGCTCTATGCAGATAAAATTGAAGAAATCAAAACAATCTGTTGGTTCTGTCACAGAAAAGCCTCTATGAATTTGAGAATCTTAGATGGAAAACCAATTTATACGGGAGAACAAATCCAAATTGGTGGAAATGAATCGTATTTTCCTGTGTGCCGCAAGCATTATATAAATCCACCATTATAG
- the upp gene encoding uracil phosphoribosyltransferase codes for MGKFQVIDHPLIQHKLTMIRDKNCGTKVFREVVNEIAMLMAYEVSRDMPLEEVEIDTPIVKSTQKTLSGKKVAIVPILRAGLGMVDGMLELIPAAKVGHIGLYRDHDSLEPVEYFVKLPADIDERQLFVVDPMLATGGSAIMAIDALKRRGGTNIKFVCLVAAPEGVKALQEAHPDIDIFCAGLDDHLNEAGYIVPGLGDAGDRLFGTK; via the coding sequence ATGGGCAAATTTCAAGTAATTGATCATCCACTAATTCAGCATAAATTAACTATGATTCGTGATAAAAACTGTGGGACAAAAGTTTTTAGAGAGGTAGTCAATGAAATTGCGATGCTTATGGCGTACGAAGTTTCGCGAGATATGCCCCTTGAAGAGGTTGAAATTGATACACCTATTGTAAAAAGTACTCAAAAAACATTGTCTGGGAAAAAAGTAGCCATTGTACCGATTCTTCGCGCAGGTTTAGGGATGGTTGATGGAATGTTAGAGCTGATTCCAGCTGCAAAAGTCGGACATATCGGCTTATACCGTGATCATGATTCCTTAGAACCCGTTGAATATTTTGTAAAACTACCTGCTGATATTGATGAACGTCAATTATTTGTAGTCGATCCAATGCTTGCAACAGGTGGTTCTGCTATTATGGCAATTGATGCATTGAAACGTCGTGGCGGAACAAATATCAAATTTGTTTGTTTAGTCGCAGCACCAGAAGGGGTCAAAGCGTTACAAGAAGCTCATCCAGATATTGATATATTTTGTGCAGGACTAGATGATCATTTAAATGAAGCTGGTTATATTGTTCCAGGTCTTGGCGATGCTGGGGATCGTTTATTTGGAACGAAATAG
- the glyA gene encoding serine hydroxymethyltransferase, with protein sequence MNYKELDPVLWEAIANEKKRQQQNIELIASENFVSEAVMAAQGSILTNKYAEGYPGKRYYGGCEFVDVVESLAIDRAKELFGAKYANVQPHSGSQANTAAYMALIEPGDTVLGMDLTHGGHLTHGSPVNFSGKTYHFVGYGVDPTTEVLDYNVIRILAREHQPKLIVAGASAYARTIDFKKFREIADEVGAKLMVDMAHIAGLVAAGLHQNPVPYADITTTTTHKTLRGPRGGLILTNDEVLAKKINSAIFPGIQGGPLEHVIAGKAVAFKEALTPEFKEYSEQVLLNAKAMTKVFNQAPEARLVSGDTDNHLLLIDVTGYNLNGKEAEKILDEVAITVNKNTIPFEVLSPFKTSGIRIGTPAITTRGFLEEDAKKVAEIIVEVLKNHTDESVLEKARQEVKELVEKYPLYA encoded by the coding sequence ATGAATTACAAAGAGCTAGATCCCGTTTTATGGGAAGCAATTGCAAATGAAAAAAAGCGTCAACAGCAAAATATTGAGTTGATTGCTTCTGAAAATTTCGTTTCAGAAGCAGTAATGGCCGCTCAAGGGAGTATTTTGACAAATAAGTATGCAGAAGGATATCCAGGAAAACGTTATTATGGTGGGTGTGAATTTGTTGATGTTGTCGAATCTCTTGCGATTGATCGTGCAAAAGAACTATTTGGAGCTAAATATGCCAACGTACAGCCACACTCAGGCTCACAAGCTAATACTGCCGCTTATATGGCTTTAATTGAGCCAGGTGATACGGTTTTGGGGATGGATTTAACACATGGTGGGCATTTAACACATGGTTCTCCCGTTAACTTTAGTGGGAAAACGTATCATTTTGTCGGGTATGGTGTGGACCCAACAACAGAGGTTCTAGATTATAATGTGATTCGGATTTTAGCGCGTGAACACCAACCAAAACTAATTGTTGCAGGTGCGAGTGCGTATGCGCGCACAATTGATTTTAAAAAATTTCGAGAGATTGCGGATGAAGTGGGCGCAAAATTGATGGTAGACATGGCGCATATTGCCGGACTTGTGGCTGCTGGGTTGCATCAAAATCCTGTTCCTTATGCAGATATTACAACAACTACGACACATAAGACCTTACGTGGGCCACGTGGTGGGCTTATTCTAACTAATGATGAAGTGTTAGCGAAAAAGATTAATAGTGCGATTTTCCCTGGTATTCAAGGTGGGCCATTGGAACACGTGATTGCTGGAAAAGCAGTAGCATTCAAAGAGGCATTGACCCCTGAATTTAAAGAATACTCTGAGCAAGTTTTGTTAAATGCCAAGGCCATGACAAAAGTCTTTAACCAAGCGCCAGAAGCAAGATTAGTCAGCGGTGACACAGACAACCATCTTCTCTTGATTGATGTGACGGGATATAACTTGAACGGAAAAGAAGCGGAGAAAATCCTAGATGAGGTGGCGATAACAGTCAATAAAAATACAATTCCATTTGAAGTGTTATCACCATTTAAAACAAGCGGGATTCGTATTGGAACCCCAGCAATTACTACTAGAGGTTTCTTGGAAGAAGACGCGAAAAAAGTGGCCGAGATTATTGTAGAGGTACTCAAAAATCATACGGACGAAAGTGTTTTAGAAAAAGCACGTCAAGAAGTAAAAGAATTAGTTGAAAAATACCCATTATATGCATAA
- a CDS encoding L-threonylcarbamoyladenylate synthase, whose amino-acid sequence MDTKFFTPNQIDQAAQAIRKGELIAFPTETVYGLGADATNEAAVKKVYLAKGRPSDNPLIVHIDSLERVIPFVDNFSGKMAKLAEHFWPGPLTMVLPVKKGSISASVTGGLSTAGFRMPNNTVTRQLIAKAGVPIVGPSANSSGKPSPTTASHVYHDLNGKIEGILDDGPATVGLESTVIDLSGDIPLILRPGVITKSQIEAVVGKVEYDQHLVKESETPKSPGMKYKHYSPDVEVQMIDAKKENWQEAIRYAKNQNKLIGLIADASILKRFQTQVDATYSLGEEHQMDQAMQHLFAGLRALDEKVPQLDIVYVQTFSEEESGLAYMNRLKKAAAQNFF is encoded by the coding sequence GTGGATACAAAATTTTTTACACCCAATCAGATTGATCAAGCGGCTCAAGCAATTAGAAAAGGTGAGTTAATTGCATTTCCAACTGAAACCGTATATGGACTAGGGGCAGATGCAACGAATGAAGCAGCCGTAAAGAAAGTATATTTAGCTAAAGGACGTCCAAGTGACAACCCTTTGATCGTGCATATAGACAGTTTAGAGAGGGTGATTCCTTTTGTGGATAACTTTTCTGGGAAAATGGCAAAATTAGCGGAACATTTTTGGCCAGGCCCTCTTACGATGGTCTTACCTGTTAAAAAAGGGAGTATTTCAGCCAGTGTGACGGGTGGGTTATCCACAGCTGGATTTCGTATGCCAAATAACACTGTTACAAGGCAATTGATAGCAAAAGCGGGTGTACCAATTGTTGGACCGAGTGCCAATTCTTCTGGTAAGCCTAGTCCAACTACAGCAAGTCATGTTTATCATGACTTAAATGGAAAAATCGAAGGGATATTAGATGATGGTCCGGCGACAGTTGGTTTGGAGTCGACTGTAATCGATCTTTCCGGTGATATTCCGTTAATATTAAGACCAGGAGTCATTACGAAGTCGCAAATTGAGGCAGTCGTTGGCAAAGTGGAGTACGATCAACATTTAGTCAAAGAAAGTGAAACACCAAAATCACCGGGTATGAAATACAAACACTATTCGCCTGATGTTGAGGTACAAATGATTGATGCTAAAAAAGAAAATTGGCAAGAAGCCATTCGCTATGCAAAGAATCAGAATAAATTAATTGGTTTAATTGCAGATGCAAGTATTTTAAAAAGATTCCAAACACAAGTGGACGCAACATATTCTCTTGGAGAAGAACACCAAATGGACCAGGCAATGCAACATTTATTTGCCGGTTTACGTGCCTTAGATGAAAAGGTTCCTCAACTGGATATTGTGTATGTTCAAACCTTTTCAGAAGAAGAGTCGGGATTAGCCTACATGAATCGGTTAAAAAAAGCAGCAGCGCAAAACTTTTTCTAG
- a CDS encoding helix-turn-helix domain-containing protein: MEEQEREINHVIGENIERYIYEKHVTKSMIKRKTGIDGKRFNLILKGEVSVTTKKLQEIARILEVKTLDLLEDWSEG; the protein is encoded by the coding sequence ATGGAAGAACAAGAGCGAGAAATCAATCACGTCATTGGTGAAAATATTGAGCGTTATATCTACGAAAAACATGTTACTAAGAGTATGATCAAACGGAAAACAGGGATAGATGGCAAACGATTTAACCTTATTTTAAAGGGAGAAGTCAGCGTGACAACCAAAAAATTACAAGAGATTGCGCGGATCTTAGAAGTAAAAACACTAGATTTATTAGAAGATTGGTCAGAAGGATAG
- a CDS encoding LysM peptidoglycan-binding domain-containing protein — protein sequence MKSLKTILLGATLTAGLAIFFGASNASADTLYTIKSGDTLSTISQQFKGDNSLINSIAQKNNVSDINMIYVGEQLTIPTDGQAVATTTTTTSQATTTAPAAAAQTTTQTAASTYTGTSSSAKEWIAQRESSGSYTATNGRYIGRYQLDSSYLNGDYSAANQERVADNYVAQRYGSWEAAQSFWMANGWY from the coding sequence ATGAAATCACTTAAAACGATTTTACTTGGAGCAACTTTGACAGCAGGACTAGCAATTTTCTTTGGAGCAAGCAATGCAAGTGCAGATACTTTATATACAATTAAAAGCGGAGATACTTTATCAACTATCTCGCAACAATTTAAAGGTGACAATAGCTTAATCAATTCAATTGCACAAAAAAATAATGTATCAGATATTAATATGATCTATGTTGGAGAACAATTAACTATTCCAACTGATGGACAAGCAGTTGCAACAACAACTACTACAACAAGTCAAGCAACAACAACAGCTCCAGCAGCTGCAGCACAAACAACAACACAAACAGCAGCTTCTACTTATACTGGAACTTCTTCATCTGCTAAAGAGTGGATTGCACAAAGAGAATCTAGCGGTTCTTATACAGCAACGAATGGTCGCTACATTGGTAGATATCAATTAGATTCTTCATACCTTAATGGAGATTACTCAGCAGCAAATCAAGAACGTGTAGCCGATAACTATGTGGCACAACGTTATGGTTCATGGGAAGCTGCACAATCATTCTGGATGGCAAATGGTTGGTACTAA
- a CDS encoding helix-turn-helix domain-containing protein yields the protein MDIVGRIKELCVERQLTFAELERTVGISNGQIRRWNSVSPKSETLQKIADHFGVSTDYLLGRTPVQKIASPQSNEENEEYDDLVIMFRKNEREIPEQERAHYRKEVEKLMDFVKYTMKNLDDASNTHQE from the coding sequence ATGGATATTGTGGGTCGTATTAAAGAGTTATGTGTCGAACGGCAGCTAACTTTTGCTGAACTGGAAAGAACTGTAGGCATTTCCAATGGTCAAATTCGTCGTTGGAACTCTGTCTCGCCAAAATCAGAAACATTGCAAAAAATTGCTGATCATTTTGGTGTCTCTACTGATTATCTATTAGGTAGGACACCGGTCCAAAAGATTGCCTCGCCACAAAGCAATGAAGAGAATGAAGAATATGATGATTTAGTCATCATGTTTCGAAAAAATGAGCGGGAAATTCCTGAACAAGAACGAGCCCATTACCGAAAAGAAGTTGAAAAGCTAATGGATTTTGTCAAATACACGATGAAAAATCTTGATGATGCTTCCAACACCCATCAGGAATGA
- the prfA gene encoding peptide chain release factor 1 gives MYDQLQSIEDRYEELGELLSDPEVISDTKRFMNLSKEEASIRETVEVYRRYKEAVQGIKDAEELLSENLDAEMQEMAKEELSELKKEKEVIEEQIKILLLPKDPNDDKNIIMEIRGAAGGDEAALFAGDLFNMYQRYAETQGWKTEVLDANVTGIGGYKEVIMMISGENVFSKLKYESGAHRVQRVPSTESQGRIHTSTATVVVMPEAEEVELDLADKDIRTDIYHASGAGGQHVNKTASAVRLTHIPTGIVVAMQDERSQIKNREKAMKVLRARVYDHLESQARSEYDANRKSAVGTGDRSERIRTYNFPQNRVTDHRIGLTIQKLDQILAGKLDEIVDALVLYDQTEKLEQMQNGE, from the coding sequence ATGTACGATCAATTACAATCGATAGAAGACCGTTATGAAGAATTAGGTGAATTACTGAGTGATCCAGAAGTCATCTCAGACACAAAACGTTTTATGAACCTTTCAAAAGAAGAGGCAAGTATTCGTGAAACAGTCGAAGTGTATCGTCGTTATAAAGAAGCAGTCCAAGGGATTAAAGATGCCGAAGAATTACTAAGTGAAAATCTTGATGCGGAAATGCAAGAGATGGCTAAAGAAGAACTAAGTGAACTAAAAAAAGAAAAAGAAGTCATTGAAGAACAAATCAAAATCTTACTTTTACCTAAAGACCCGAATGATGATAAAAATATTATCATGGAAATTCGTGGAGCAGCTGGTGGAGATGAAGCCGCATTGTTTGCAGGAGATTTGTTTAATATGTACCAACGTTATGCAGAAACTCAAGGGTGGAAAACAGAAGTTTTAGATGCGAATGTAACGGGGATTGGTGGCTATAAAGAAGTCATCATGATGATCTCAGGAGAAAATGTTTTCTCCAAATTAAAATATGAAAGTGGTGCCCACCGCGTACAACGTGTGCCCTCAACAGAATCTCAAGGACGCATTCATACCTCTACTGCAACCGTTGTGGTGATGCCAGAAGCAGAAGAAGTAGAGCTTGATCTTGCCGACAAAGATATTCGTACGGATATTTACCATGCAAGTGGAGCTGGTGGACAACATGTCAATAAGACAGCTTCTGCTGTTCGTTTGACGCATATTCCAACGGGGATTGTCGTTGCCATGCAAGATGAACGTTCCCAAATCAAAAATCGTGAAAAAGCGATGAAAGTGCTACGTGCACGAGTATACGATCATTTAGAAAGTCAAGCCCGTAGTGAATATGATGCGAACCGTAAATCTGCTGTTGGAACAGGAGATCGTTCTGAACGTATTCGCACGTATAATTTCCCGCAAAACCGTGTTACTGACCATCGAATTGGACTAACGATTCAAAAGCTAGATCAAATTTTAGCTGGGAAATTAGATGAAATTGTAGATGCTTTGGTCTTGTATGATCAGACTGAAAAATTGGAGCAGATGCAAAATGGCGAATAA